AAGCACCAACATGTTCCACTGCTTTGTTGGTTTTTGACATTGGTCGCTGCCAGCTCCTTGCTTAAAGTAAACTGCAGTTGCGAGCCTTTTTTGTTGGTACGTGTCTGACTGTAACTGTTATAGTATACCACGGATGCAGCAATAATAAGTAGTAGATTTTTTATTTTCATATACCTTAAGTTTAAACGTTCTGTTCAAATAAGTGGGCCAATTTAGATAGATAAATTGTATCGGTGTTGTCAAAATCTGCGTATTTATCGCTGTCGATATCGAGCACAGCAATTACTTCTTTATTACGAAGTATTGGTACAACAATTTCTGACTTTGAAAGACTGCTACAGGCAATATGCCCCGGAAATGTATCCACATCATCCACCACAACGACTTCTTTGCGTTGCCATGCTGTTCCACAAACTCCTTTGCCAAATCCTATGCGGGTGCAGGCTATGGGGCCCTGAAACGGCCCAAGCACAAGTCCATTTCCCTTTACGTAATATATACCCACCCACCAAAAACCGAAAGCTTGTTTTAGCGCTGCTATAAGGTTGCAGCAATTGGCAAGTTTATCTGATTCGCTATTTACCAATGCTTCGGCCTGAATTAACAACTCGCCATAAATCAAAGATTTTGGCTGTGACGTATTAATAAGGAAATCGTGCGACATTTTTGTTGATTGCAGATTGCAATAGTAAAAATTTTTATGAATCCTGAGGGTCGATTCTTAATTTCGTTTATAGCTAAATATAGTGATTAACGGAATTGTAGCTTTTTATTTATAGGTTATTTTTTGTAAAGTTTGGCAATGTACTTTCCGAGGATATCAAATTCAATGTTTACCATATCGCCTTCTTTTAAAAATTTAAAACCTGTATTTTCAAAAGTGTATGGAATAATGCTTACTGAAAAGGTATTAATTCCTGAATCGACAACCGTAAGGCTAACACCATTTACACATATCGAGCCTTTAGATACTGTGAGATATTCGGGTTGTGGAGGGTATTCAAAAAAAAAGTTCCAGCTGCCTTGCATGTTCTCAACTTTTGTAACGCTAGCGGTGGTATCTACATGGCCTTGTACAATGTGGCCGTCTATTCGTGCGTTGGCAAGCAAGCAACGTTCCAGGTTAATTATGTCGCCAATTTGCAACAGACCCAGATTTGTTTTTTTCAAGGTTTCATCAATGGCTGTAACCCCGTATTGAGCTCCAATAATTTCTACCACCGTAAGGCATGCACCATTGTGTGCAATGCTTTGGTCAATTTTTAATTCATCTGTAAAACTGCTTTCTATGGTGATGTGCAAATTGCTTTGTTCACTGCGCAGGGCAACTACTTTTCCAATGTTTTCTACTATTCCTGTAAACATATTATCTTATCAAGTGAACCACACCCGTTATCGTTTTAGTCTCTTTACGATCCAACAGGCTGTAGGTAAAAGTGCAAAGATAATAGTAAACACCTTCGGGGCAAGGATCACCGCTATTCAAATGGTTTCCATCCCAATAAATTTTCTTATCCATGGTGCGGTAAACCGGGTTTCCCCAACGATTGTAGATAGTGAATTCTGTTTTGTCAACATAACTATATACGCTCGGTTCAAAAAAATCATTGATGCCATCATTGTTAGGTGTGAATACATTTGGCAAATCAAACTTTGGGCAATTGTCTACACACACCGTGTTGCTGTTTGCTGAGTTTCCGTTACTATCCGTAACGGTGATGAAATAACATCCTCCAATTACAGGCAAACTATCATGAACATAAAGGGTGTCTGAGGTAGTATGGGTTTGATATATAAGTTGCGATGCGCTTGAACCAAGCGGAATAAAATATAGTTGCAATAAGTTCAAATCGCTGTGACAAACGCTGTCTTTCCAGCTCCAGCTAATGCTGTTAGAAGCACTGTCGCATAATTGCTTTACTGCGATTACCGGAGGGCAGGGTGCAATATTATCAACCGGAATTGCGCACAACTCCTGCGAATAGTTGTACAAAGTATCTGGCATACTTTTAATATTATATGTCCCCCATGATTTTATCTTATAGCAATGTTGCTGTCCATTCACTAATCCGGTATCTGTAAAATTTTGTTTAGAAGTGGTAGCAATGGAGTCAAAGGAGACTCCATTCCATTTATAAACTATATAAGCAAAATTAGTCCAGGGCACTTGTTCTGTCCAGGTGAGTTTAACAGACTTATCGGTGGGTTGTGCTGCAAGATAAACAGAAGAAGCAAAATGACACGTCCCCATAGCGAACTGCATGTTGGGGGTATTGTTTATCATAGTTATACTATAGCTGTAAGCCAGGCCAACAGTATTGTTAACTAGGTCTATATATGTTGTGTCGTTTATTGTGGGAAGGGTATCATACGGCAACATGGAATTGCCTGACTGCCCGGTACCTTTATTTAGAATATAATAATACGGCCCCGGAGCAACAACCGAATCTATTTCATTTGGTTTGCTCCAGGCAATATAGATTTGTCCGGCAGTTGATTGAGTAGTGTTTACCGATACATGTGTCATAAGAGGAATATCGTTGCGTAAATGCGCACATGCCTCATTGCTTGCATAGCTTTCTGCACCATCATCAAACCAGGCTATTATCAGATAACAATAATCTATTCCTTGCGAAAGGCCTGCTCCGTTGTTGTCATCGGTAAAACTTGTAGTAGTTACATTCTGTATGGTTTTAATATTGACATACCCTGTATATGAGGGCACTCCGGTTTCGCAATACGCATGGGTCCAGCCTGTGGCTCCTATGTGGCGGTATATGCTATACCCTTTTGCTTGTGCACATAAACTTTGGTCCCATGTTAAGTTGATGGTATTGCCTTGTGGCAGAGCCATAAGGTTTTGTGGAGCCGGTGCTACTATTGTTATGTTGCGCAATTGATAGTCGGCAAAGTTGAGTGGCGATGGAGGTTGTGGACTAATGTGATAGTCTACAGCTTTAAAGGAAACTGTCCACGGTTTTTTGCGAACATGGGCACAGGTGGTATTCCAGATAAACTGTGAGCTTACCGAACCCTGTGATGTTTGAATTGCAAAATAAGCAGAATCGGGTGACAGCAAAAAAGGAGCCCCTGTTGCACTTAGTGTAACATTGTCATTATCGGCATCGGTTGCAGTTACTTGAAATGTGCAGGTGCTTCCCGCTTCTACACAAGTATCGGCCATAAAGTTCAACACCGGAGGGTTGTTGGTACTAGGCAGTATCTCTATCTGCATATCGCGTGTTACGTATCCTATTTTAGTGCCGTTGCGCCATTCATTAATACTAAAGGCTACATTGTATATGCCCACCGTTACAGGAGTATTCCAAATTAAATCGCCCGTTATGGCATCAATACTAAATGATATGCTTGCAGTAGGATACGAATAACCCGGGCAGTTTACTCCTCCGTTGGCTTTACAAATTTCAAGTTGATAGGACAGGCTATCACCATCAGGGTCATAGGCTCCTGCATTATGAATAAACAACTGATTTATGGCACCCATATCAATGGGATCATTGAGCAATTGTACCGAATTATTTCCTCCAAGAAAGGGATTGATGACCAACATAGACTGCACAAAAAAAGCAACATTGGCGCTATTGTTCATATTGATAACATTGGCATTTCGGTTTTGATCTTCGAAATGCAGGATGTAAGTTGCAGGACCGGGATACTGATGCGTACCCCTATAGGTTATTTTATCTACATCCACTACACCCTGAAGAGTTTGAATATTGATACGGTCTATGGAATCTTTAGTACCATCGCCCCAGTGTAATTCTAAAACCGGCCGGTCAATATTGCTGGAGGGTTTTGTAAAAACTGTAATGGTTACTTCGTAGTAATAGGTGCCCAGTTGCTTGTAAGTAATTTCTCCGGCACGCATATGAGTTGCCCTGCATGGCCTTGATGAAAACGCCAACAAAACAATCACTATAGGTAGCAACCAACGCATTGGCTAAAGATAATTAAAAAAAGGCAAACATACCCAAGTGCAGGCAGCGATAAAAAAATGCCAAACTTTGGAAAATAAATTATGGTATTCCATTCAGCCTTTACATATTTGCCACATGCATCCAATAATATTGCATATAGAAACTGCTACCGAAACCTGTTCAATAGCTGTAAGCAAGGGGCTTGAAGTTGTAAGCAGGGTGTGGGGCAATCAACCCAAAGCGCATGCTTCGGTAATTACGCCCATGATAGAGGAGGCGTTGCAGCAGGCAAGCATGAGCCTAAGGGACATAAATGCAGTTAATGTAAGCAAAGGCCCGGGGTCGTATACGGGCTTGCGTATAGGTGTGGCAACTGCAAAAGGTTTGTGTTTTGCTTTGCAAATTCCTATGCTAAGCACCAACACACTTCAATTTTATGCCCAGCAATTTTTGCTTAATGAAAAAATTGAAACAGATGCTTTATTATGCCCCATGATAGACGCTCGAAGAATGGAGGTATATACAGCAGTCTTTGATCAATCGTTAGATTTCAGAATTCCGACAGAGGCAAAAATTTTGTCCGAAAATTCATTTGCTGATTTGTTGGCGAGTCACAAGATTTACTTCTTTGGCAATGGCGCTTTTAAATTAAAAAACCTTAATCGTTTTTTAGACTACCCGTTTATTATTGAAAATTTTAATCCTGATGCAGGATGCATGACTCCTCTTGCTGTGCAAAAATACAATACCAATCAACTGGAGGATATAGCCTACTTCGAGCCATTTTACTTAAAGGATTTTGTAACGCAATCAACATTTCACAAATGAAATGTTGCAAAGCATTAACTTTTTGTACCAAAAAAATTCTAAGAAAAAATTAAGCGGCTTGCTTGGGAAGTACAATGCGAAAAGTGGTGCCTTTGTTTAACTCACTACGCTTTACAAATATTTGTCCTTTGTGATACTCTTCCACTATCCGCTTTGAAAGACTAAGCCCGAGTCCCCATCCCCGGTTCTTAGTGGTATATCCCGGTTTGAAAACAGTATTATACTTTGACTTAGGAATTCCTTTTCCTGTATCACTTATATCAATGTAAACAAACTGGTTTTGGTCTGTTACAACAACGCCAATATCACCAACTCCGGCCATTGCATCAATGGCGTTTTTAAAAATATTTTCAAGTACCCATTCAAACAACGGCACATTCATGGGGGCAAGCACATCGTAGTCCTGTTCGTTTTTAACCTTTAAGAATACTTTTTGTGAGGTGCGTGTACGTATATAGTTGATGGAAGCCTGAATCACCTCAATTACATTTTCACGTTTTAAAGCAGGGGCACTGCCAATTTTACTAAAGCGCTCGGTAATGGTACTTAGGCGTGCTACATCTTTATCCATTTCATCTAAATTCAATTCGCTCGGATACTTCGATTTCAAATATTCGATCCATGCAGACAGTGATGATATCGGTGTGCCCAATTGATGCGCGGTTTCCTTAGCCATCCCCACCCACACCTGATTTTGTTCTGCTTTGCGTGAAGTGCTGAAGGCAAGGTAAGACACTAACAGAAACAATGCAATAATTGCTAATTGCACATAAGGGTAATAGCGTAATTGTGTTAGAATTCTTGAGTCTGCATAAAAGATGTAATCTTTTGCATTTTTGGCATAATTAATTTCAAGCGGTTCATGTTGTTTGCGCATGATAGCTAATTCACGATAGAGATACATGCTATCTTCAATAATCTTGGCCGTGTCAAGGTTAGCCGAGCTTTTAATAATAAAGTTTTCGTCTGTTTGAATAATGGGTATGGTGTGATTGCTGGCTACCACATCAAAAGTAAAGGTGAGGTCACCCGCATTTATTTCAACATCGGCAAGATGTTGGGTTGCTTTTGCCCAAAGCTCAATTTTCTTTTTTTCTTCTTCGGCTAGTTTCGATACAAGTCCATTGGTGTACCATAAGGATACTACACCAATAATCATTGCTGCTATCAGCAGCAGTAACTTCCATCGTTGCTTACGTGTGTAAATATTCAACTTTAGCAGAATTTACTTTGAACCTCGCAATATTAGTAATAGATGATAAAATAAAACATGATAAAGATCTTTTTGTGAAATCAATTTGCTCCTGTGATAAAGGAGCAACGTCTATATCACCTGCTCACTGCCTTTTTAAATCCTCTTTTTTAAATCACAAAAAAATTTCAAGATGATGCACATAACTTATGAGCCCATCGATTTTTCATACCTTTTGCGATCTTCGTGATTGAGGTGTACCTTGCGCAGGCGTATATTTTGAGGCGTTATTTCAACCATTTCATCTCCTTGAATGTATTCTAGATTTTCTTCAAGGCTCATATTAATTTTAGGAGCTATTCGTACATTATCATCGCTACCTGAAGCTCGCATATTGGTAAGTTTCTTTGTCTTAGTAATATTAATTACAAGGTCACCGGGCTTGTTTTGTTCACCAATTACCTGGCCCACGTAAATATTCTCGTTGGGGTCAACAAAAAACTGTCCGCGGTCTTGCAATCCATCAATGGCATAAGGAGTGGTGGTGCCTGCTTCGTGAGCAATGAGCACACCGTTGATGCGGCCTGGTATGTCGCCTCTCCAAGGTTTATATTCTTTGAATCGATGATTCATCACTGCACGGCCCTGTGTTGCAGTAAGCACCTGATTTCGCAAGCCTATTAAGCCACGCGATGGAATTTCAAACTCCACATGTTGCAAGTCGCCTTTGGGCTCCATCATGAGCAAGTCGCCTTTACGCATAGTGGCAAGTTCTATTACTTTGCCGGCACCTTCTTCGGGCACATCTACACTAAGTGTTTCGTATGGCTCACATTTTTCGCCATCAATGGTTTTTACTAATACTTGGGGCTGGCCAACCTGAAACTCGTACCCTTCGCGCCTCATGGTTTCAATAAGGATAGACAAATGCAATATACCACGACCATATACTAAGTATGAATCGGGCGAATTAGTTTCTACCACCCGCATGGCAAGATTTTTTTCTGTCTCCTTAAAAAGTCTGTCGCGGAGGTGACGGCTGGTTACAAACTTGCCCTCCTTACCAAAAAACGGTGAGTTGTTTATGGTAAACATCATGCTCATGGTAGGTTCGTCAACCTTTATAGATTTAAGAGGTTCAGGATTTTCTATATCAGCCACTGAATCGCCAATTTCAAAATTTTCTAATCCTGTTAATGCTACTATATCACCGGCCAATGCACTTGTCACCTTCTTTTTTCCCAAAGCTTCAAAAGTCATTAGCTCTTTAATACGGGATTTGATCACCGTGCCATCGCGCTTACAAAGGCTTACGGCCATATTTTCTTTTAATTCGCCACGAAACAACCTGCCAATAGCAATTCGGCCAACAAAGGTGGAGTAATCTAAAGAGGTAATAAGCATTTGTGGTGTTCCTTGGTGGCGTGGTGCCGGAGGCACATTGGCAAGTATTGAATCAAGTAATGGGGTTATATCTTCGGTTGGTTTTTTCCAGTCCTCGCTCATCCATCCTTGCTTACTGCTACCATATATGGTAGGAAAATCTAACTGGTCCTGCGTAGCATCGAGGTTAAAGAACAAATCAAAAACGGCTTCGTGCACTTCATCGGGGCGGCAGTTTTCTTTATCAACTTTATTAATTACAAGGATAGGTTTCAGGCCTGCCTTAAGTGCTTTTTCTGTAACAAAGCGAGTTTGAGGCATGGGGCCTTCAAATGCATCTACAAGAAGCAAAACTCCATCGGCCATGCTCATTACACGCTCTACTTCACCTCCAAAATCCGCGTGACCTGGTGTGTCAATGATGTTGATTTTTACATCTTTATAAATAACACTCACATTTTTGCTAACGATGGTAATTCCACGTTCGCGTTCAAGGTCGTTGTTATCTAATATGAGTTCGCCTGTTTCCTGATTTTCGCGAAAAATGTTTGTTTGATGTAGTATTTTATCAACCAAGGTGGTTTTACCGTGGTCAACGTGAGCGATAATCGCTATATTCCTGATTTCTTGCATTTATTGTTTGCTCCCCTTTATTTTTTTGAGCGCGCGAAAGTAGTATTATTAAGTGTATTTGCCAATGTATAAACACCTTGCGCATTCAAGGGGCTTGATTTTAATTGAATTTTTGCTCCATTTATAGAAATGAAAGCCGCGCTTTGGCAAAATATTCTCAATCCGTTAACCCAACTAACTATTATAAGCTAAGTAATGCCAGTAAATGCAGCTTAGACATAAATCTTGATAACTGCTACCTATGGCAAAGTACAAACTAGAATGAAGTTAGCATATACATGCACCAGAATTGCAGAAATGGTTGAGACTCATCTTACAACGGTACCATATTTTTATTCGTGTCAATAGTTGTAAAATATTGATTAATAAGCCATTTGCCATCTCAAAACTGTAATGCTCATCAAACAATTCTTTCTTTTTCGAAGATGAACTAAATGGAAGTTCCTTTTAATAAAAAAACAGATTCAGCTAAAAGCTTTATGTTTATCCCTGTTTAAAATATTTGTATGAGTAAAACTTTTATCAAGCCCAATTATAGCTTGCGGCAGCTTGCAGGGTATTTCCTTAAATTAGGGTACACGGGTTTTGGCGGTCCGGTAGCGTTGGTAGGATACATGCATCGCGATTTGGTTGAAAATCGCAAATGGATTAACGAAGATGAATATAAGGAAGGGCTTGCCCTTGCTCAATTGGCACCGGGACCACTTGCTGCGCAATTGGGCATATATATTGGCTTTGTGCATTATGGTGTAATGGGAGCAACGATTTGCGGACTGGCATTTGTTATCCCATCGTTTATAATGGTAGTGTTAATTGGGATGGCTTATAAAATGTTTGGTGGCCTGGCATGGATGCAGGCAGTATTCTATGGGGTTGGAGCTGCTGTAATTGGAATTATAGCTATGAGTAGTTATAAGCTAACCATTAAGACAGTAAGTAAATTTAATGTAGAAGAAATAAAGTCGAAGTGGTTGTTGTGGGTTTTTTATTTGATTGCAGGAATGGTAACTGTAATTACTCAATCGGAAGAGGTGTTGTTATTTATTGCAGCAGGAATAATTTATATGCTGATAAAAGCACCCCCAAAATTTATAATTGGCCGTGCAAATACAATCCTGTTAACTGGTATAGGGTTTTGGAGTTTTGAGTGGAGCGAGTTAGGAAAGATAGCATGGTTTTTTACCAAGGCCGGAGCCTTTGTTTTTGGCAGTGGCTTGGCCATTGTTCCTTTTTTACATGGCGGAGTTGTAACCGAATATCAATGGCTAACCGAAAAACAATTTGTAGATGCGGTAGCAGTGGCCATGATTACGCCAGGGCCTGTGGTAATTACCGTTGGTTTTATTGGATACTTGGTAGCGGGCTTTCCAGGGGCTTCGGTTGCTGCACTTGCTACTTTTGTGCCGTGCTATTTGTTTACCATTATACCTGCGCCTTACTTTAATAAGATTGCCAAAAACGAAAGTATAAAAGCATTTGTTGATGGAATAACTGCTGCTGTAATAGGCGCTTTGGTTGGTGCAGTAATAATTATAGCATCGCGCAGTATAACCGATATTCCCACAGCCATTATTGCCATTGCAGCCGTATTAGCTTTAATCTATATTAAAAAAATTCAGGAGCCTTACATTATTCTGGCTGCTGCTGCTTTGGGTTTGTTAATTAAATAGGTCCTTTAACCTGAAAGTACAACATCATAACATGAACTAAGGTGATTCCATTTATTTATATAGGTACTTAGTGGCAACTAATCCTAAAAAAAGAAGGCATCATAGATGCCTTTAAAATTCAAAAAATTTTGTGGTATTTTTAGTTGTGAAAACTATTGGTCTTAAGAATGTTTAGTCTTCATTAATTAAATATATCATCGGCATGCAAAATAATAATCGGTAAATTGTTTAGTAGCGCTACACGCTGTGTTACACTCTTGCTAAATATGGCTCCTAATACATTACGATGACGGTGATATACAACCAGACAATCTGCCTTCT
This window of the Bacteroidota bacterium genome carries:
- a CDS encoding GAF domain-containing protein, with amino-acid sequence MSHDFLINTSQPKSLIYGELLIQAEALVNSESDKLANCCNLIAALKQAFGFWWVGIYYVKGNGLVLGPFQGPIACTRIGFGKGVCGTAWQRKEVVVVDDVDTFPGHIACSSLSKSEIVVPILRNKEVIAVLDIDSDKYADFDNTDTIYLSKLAHLFEQNV
- a CDS encoding chromate transporter, encoding MSKTFIKPNYSLRQLAGYFLKLGYTGFGGPVALVGYMHRDLVENRKWINEDEYKEGLALAQLAPGPLAAQLGIYIGFVHYGVMGATICGLAFVIPSFIMVVLIGMAYKMFGGLAWMQAVFYGVGAAVIGIIAMSSYKLTIKTVSKFNVEEIKSKWLLWVFYLIAGMVTVITQSEEVLLFIAAGIIYMLIKAPPKFIIGRANTILLTGIGFWSFEWSELGKIAWFFTKAGAFVFGSGLAIVPFLHGGVVTEYQWLTEKQFVDAVAVAMITPGPVVITVGFIGYLVAGFPGASVAALATFVPCYLFTIIPAPYFNKIAKNESIKAFVDGITAAVIGALVGAVIIIASRSITDIPTAIIAIAAVLALIYIKKIQEPYIILAAAALGLLIK
- the tsaB gene encoding tRNA (adenosine(37)-N6)-threonylcarbamoyltransferase complex dimerization subunit type 1 TsaB, whose protein sequence is MHPIILHIETATETCSIAVSKGLEVVSRVWGNQPKAHASVITPMIEEALQQASMSLRDINAVNVSKGPGSYTGLRIGVATAKGLCFALQIPMLSTNTLQFYAQQFLLNEKIETDALLCPMIDARRMEVYTAVFDQSLDFRIPTEAKILSENSFADLLASHKIYFFGNGAFKLKNLNRFLDYPFIIENFNPDAGCMTPLAVQKYNTNQLEDIAYFEPFYLKDFVTQSTFHK
- a CDS encoding riboflavin synthase codes for the protein MFTGIVENIGKVVALRSEQSNLHITIESSFTDELKIDQSIAHNGACLTVVEIIGAQYGVTAIDETLKKTNLGLLQIGDIINLERCLLANARIDGHIVQGHVDTTASVTKVENMQGSWNFFFEYPPQPEYLTVSKGSICVNGVSLTVVDSGINTFSVSIIPYTFENTGFKFLKEGDMVNIEFDILGKYIAKLYKK
- a CDS encoding gliding motility-associated C-terminal domain-containing protein, translated to MRWLLPIVIVLLAFSSRPCRATHMRAGEITYKQLGTYYYEVTITVFTKPSSNIDRPVLELHWGDGTKDSIDRINIQTLQGVVDVDKITYRGTHQYPGPATYILHFEDQNRNANVINMNNSANVAFFVQSMLVINPFLGGNNSVQLLNDPIDMGAINQLFIHNAGAYDPDGDSLSYQLEICKANGGVNCPGYSYPTASISFSIDAITGDLIWNTPVTVGIYNVAFSINEWRNGTKIGYVTRDMQIEILPSTNNPPVLNFMADTCVEAGSTCTFQVTATDADNDNVTLSATGAPFLLSPDSAYFAIQTSQGSVSSQFIWNTTCAHVRKKPWTVSFKAVDYHISPQPPSPLNFADYQLRNITIVAPAPQNLMALPQGNTINLTWDQSLCAQAKGYSIYRHIGATGWTHAYCETGVPSYTGYVNIKTIQNVTTTSFTDDNNGAGLSQGIDYCYLIIAWFDDGAESYASNEACAHLRNDIPLMTHVSVNTTQSTAGQIYIAWSKPNEIDSVVAPGPYYYILNKGTGQSGNSMLPYDTLPTINDTTYIDLVNNTVGLAYSYSITMINNTPNMQFAMGTCHFASSVYLAAQPTDKSVKLTWTEQVPWTNFAYIVYKWNGVSFDSIATTSKQNFTDTGLVNGQQHCYKIKSWGTYNIKSMPDTLYNYSQELCAIPVDNIAPCPPVIAVKQLCDSASNSISWSWKDSVCHSDLNLLQLYFIPLGSSASQLIYQTHTTSDTLYVHDSLPVIGGCYFITVTDSNGNSANSNTVCVDNCPKFDLPNVFTPNNDGINDFFEPSVYSYVDKTEFTIYNRWGNPVYRTMDKKIYWDGNHLNSGDPCPEGVYYYLCTFTYSLLDRKETKTITGVVHLIR
- the typA gene encoding translational GTPase TypA, coding for MQEIRNIAIIAHVDHGKTTLVDKILHQTNIFRENQETGELILDNNDLERERGITIVSKNVSVIYKDVKINIIDTPGHADFGGEVERVMSMADGVLLLVDAFEGPMPQTRFVTEKALKAGLKPILVINKVDKENCRPDEVHEAVFDLFFNLDATQDQLDFPTIYGSSKQGWMSEDWKKPTEDITPLLDSILANVPPAPRHQGTPQMLITSLDYSTFVGRIAIGRLFRGELKENMAVSLCKRDGTVIKSRIKELMTFEALGKKKVTSALAGDIVALTGLENFEIGDSVADIENPEPLKSIKVDEPTMSMMFTINNSPFFGKEGKFVTSRHLRDRLFKETEKNLAMRVVETNSPDSYLVYGRGILHLSILIETMRREGYEFQVGQPQVLVKTIDGEKCEPYETLSVDVPEEGAGKVIELATMRKGDLLMMEPKGDLQHVEFEIPSRGLIGLRNQVLTATQGRAVMNHRFKEYKPWRGDIPGRINGVLIAHEAGTTTPYAIDGLQDRGQFFVDPNENIYVGQVIGEQNKPGDLVINITKTKKLTNMRASGSDDNVRIAPKINMSLEENLEYIQGDEMVEITPQNIRLRKVHLNHEDRKRYEKSMGS
- a CDS encoding HAMP domain-containing histidine kinase; this translates as MNIYTRKQRWKLLLLIAAMIIGVVSLWYTNGLVSKLAEEEKKKIELWAKATQHLADVEINAGDLTFTFDVVASNHTIPIIQTDENFIIKSSANLDTAKIIEDSMYLYRELAIMRKQHEPLEINYAKNAKDYIFYADSRILTQLRYYPYVQLAIIALFLLVSYLAFSTSRKAEQNQVWVGMAKETAHQLGTPISSLSAWIEYLKSKYPSELNLDEMDKDVARLSTITERFSKIGSAPALKRENVIEVIQASINYIRTRTSQKVFLKVKNEQDYDVLAPMNVPLFEWVLENIFKNAIDAMAGVGDIGVVVTDQNQFVYIDISDTGKGIPKSKYNTVFKPGYTTKNRGWGLGLSLSKRIVEEYHKGQIFVKRSELNKGTTFRIVLPKQAA